In a single window of the Geitlerinema sp. PCC 9228 genome:
- the pstC gene encoding phosphate ABC transporter permease subunit PstC has product MTSNTPESRASIWNPNRQTNKLIERVVKWIFGAFAFISILTTLGIILSLIFETIAFFIELQQLDGKQIWDFFFDGRWTPLFRSQGFGIFVLISATIMTSGIAILVALPIGLLAAIYLSEYANAKVRKVVKPVLEVLAGIPSVVFGYFALLFVTPLLRSFMPFVEPFNALSAGLVLGIFIMPLIASLSEDAIYSVPQSVRDGSYALGATKRETVLSVVLPAALSGIVASVILGVSRAIGETMVVTLAAGQNPRLGFNPFVSVQTMTSYIVQVSLGDTPAGTIEYKTLFAVGMTLFAITLSLNIFSFWFVRRFREEYE; this is encoded by the coding sequence ATGACTAGCAATACACCGGAATCCAGAGCCAGCATTTGGAACCCGAACCGTCAAACCAACAAACTTATTGAAAGAGTGGTCAAGTGGATATTTGGCGCTTTTGCTTTCATATCCATTCTGACCACCCTCGGGATTATCCTTTCTCTGATTTTTGAGACAATTGCCTTTTTTATCGAACTCCAGCAGCTAGACGGCAAGCAAATTTGGGATTTCTTCTTCGACGGCAGATGGACCCCTTTGTTCCGCAGTCAAGGGTTCGGGATTTTCGTTCTCATTAGTGCCACCATCATGACCTCTGGCATTGCCATTCTGGTCGCCCTGCCGATTGGACTGCTAGCAGCGATCTACCTGAGTGAGTATGCAAATGCCAAAGTCCGCAAAGTAGTGAAACCCGTACTGGAAGTTTTGGCAGGGATTCCCTCGGTGGTGTTCGGATATTTTGCCCTGTTATTTGTTACTCCCCTGCTGCGATCCTTTATGCCGTTTGTAGAACCGTTTAACGCTCTAAGTGCGGGGTTGGTTTTGGGGATTTTCATTATGCCCTTGATTGCTTCCTTAAGCGAGGATGCCATCTACTCCGTACCCCAAAGCGTACGGGATGGTTCCTATGCCCTGGGAGCAACCAAACGGGAAACCGTCCTCTCCGTAGTGCTGCCTGCTGCCCTTTCTGGGATTGTGGCTTCTGTCATTTTAGGTGTCTCCCGGGCCATTGGGGAAACCATGGTGGTGACCTTGGCAGCCGGTCAAAATCCCCGCCTTGGGTTTAACCCCTTCGTTTCCGTACAAACCATGACTTCCTACATCGTGCAGGTCAGTTTGGGAGATACACCCGCAGGAACCATCGAATACAAAACCCTCTTTGCCGTGGGGATGACCCTGTTTGCGATCACCCTGAGTTTGAACATCTTTAGCTTCTGGTTTGTGCGTCGTTTCCGGGAGGAATACGAATGA
- the pstB gene encoding phosphate ABC transporter ATP-binding protein PstB gives MQDKHNPTVTDATTTEPVLQAENVAVYYNNVLALRDVNMDIPPNQVTALIGPSGCGKSTLLRCFNRMNDLIEGARVEGKITFEGRDIHDRKLDPVDLRRRVGMVFQKPNPFPKSIYENIAFGARINGYQGDISELVETSLKQAAIWEEVKDKLKDNGLSLSGGQQQRLCIARAIAIQPDVILMDEPCSALDPISTLRIEELISDLKERYTIVIVTHNMQQASRVSDWTAFFNAELRDTGNKAGYLVEFDRTETIFHNPQEKATQDYVTGRFG, from the coding sequence ATGCAAGACAAACACAATCCAACAGTAACAGACGCTACCACCACCGAGCCGGTTCTGCAGGCTGAAAATGTTGCCGTGTACTACAACAATGTTTTGGCCCTGCGGGATGTGAACATGGACATCCCTCCCAACCAAGTCACTGCTTTAATCGGTCCTTCCGGATGCGGGAAAAGTACCCTCCTGCGCTGCTTCAATCGCATGAACGATCTGATTGAGGGAGCGCGGGTGGAAGGAAAAATTACCTTTGAAGGACGGGATATCCACGACCGCAAGCTCGATCCAGTGGACCTACGCCGCCGTGTCGGCATGGTGTTCCAAAAACCCAACCCTTTCCCCAAATCCATTTACGAAAATATTGCCTTTGGTGCCCGCATTAACGGCTATCAGGGAGATATTTCCGAATTGGTAGAAACCTCCCTCAAGCAAGCAGCCATTTGGGAAGAAGTTAAAGATAAGCTCAAAGACAACGGTTTGTCCCTCTCTGGCGGTCAGCAACAGCGCCTTTGCATCGCCCGCGCGATCGCCATTCAGCCGGATGTTATCCTCATGGACGAACCCTGCTCTGCCCTCGACCCCATTTCCACCCTCCGTATTGAAGAACTAATCAGCGATTTGAAGGAACGGTACACCATCGTCATCGTTACCCACAACATGCAACAAGCATCCCGGGTATCGGACTGGACAGCTTTCTTCAACGCCGAACTTAGGGATACCGGTAACAAAGCTGGGTATTTGGTCGAGTTCGACCGCACCGAAACCATCTTCCACAATCCCCAAGAAAAAGCAACTCAAGACTACGTAACCGGACGCTTTGGCTAG
- a CDS encoding creatininase family protein — protein MQLQLSTWPEVEEYLKISSGIVIPIGSTEQHGPNGLIGTDAICAEAISKGVGDETEALVGPTINVGMALHHTSFPGTVSLRPSTLLALVQDYITFLTKAGFTKFFFINGHGGNMATVKAAFAQTYTHLSELQIPNSDRVQCRLANWFLCSSVRNLAKELYGDREGSHATASEVAVTQFLYPEAIKNVELDAQLPPQDKIYGPDDFRRRHPDGRMGSDPSMATPEHGERFYKAAVKELSQAYREFLQAE, from the coding sequence ATGCAGTTGCAGCTATCTACCTGGCCAGAAGTTGAAGAATATCTAAAGATTTCCTCGGGCATTGTCATTCCCATTGGTTCCACCGAACAGCACGGACCCAATGGGTTAATCGGCACCGATGCTATTTGTGCGGAAGCCATTTCTAAAGGAGTCGGCGACGAAACTGAAGCGTTGGTCGGTCCTACGATTAACGTGGGTATGGCCTTACACCACACCAGTTTCCCCGGCACGGTAAGCTTGCGACCGAGTACCTTGCTAGCTCTCGTCCAAGACTATATAACATTTTTAACCAAAGCTGGTTTTACTAAATTTTTCTTTATAAACGGTCACGGGGGCAATATGGCGACCGTAAAAGCTGCTTTTGCCCAAACGTATACCCATTTGAGCGAGTTACAAATCCCCAATAGCGATCGCGTTCAATGCCGTTTGGCTAACTGGTTTCTTTGTAGTTCCGTACGTAACTTAGCCAAAGAATTATACGGCGATCGCGAAGGTTCCCATGCCACCGCCAGCGAAGTCGCCGTCACCCAATTTCTCTATCCCGAAGCCATCAAAAACGTGGAACTAGACGCCCAACTCCCACCCCAAGATAAAATCTACGGTCCGGATGATTTCCGCCGCCGCCACCCCGACGGGCGCATGGGGTCCGATCCCAGTATGGCTACGCCCGAACACGGGGAACGCTTTTACAAAGCAGCAGTAAAAGAACTCAGCCAAGCCTACCGCGAGTTCTTACAAGCCGAATAA
- the pstA gene encoding phosphate ABC transporter permease PstA, translated as MTIYEQGASDKSQAAESAYKIDLSHRYLIDNVFAFFTWLAVAIAIFVLLVLLWDVFSDGFGRLNWQFLNSFPSRKPEQAGILSALVGTIWVMVTVAIITFPIGVGAGIYLEEFAGNTWFAKLVEVNINNLAGVPSIIYGLLGLQVFVRLLGTVPEQAFGVNLTGGRSILSGALTLSLLVLPIVIVATRESLRAVPDSLRQAGYALGGTRWQVVREHVFPLALPGIMTGTILALSRAIGETAPLITIGALTFVSFLPEGLRDSFTVLPIQIFNWVSRPQKEFHTNSAAGIIVLLVVLLLMNATAVLIRNKFQKKVT; from the coding sequence ATGACCATTTACGAACAAGGTGCCTCTGACAAATCTCAAGCAGCAGAAAGTGCCTACAAAATCGACCTTTCCCATCGCTATCTCATCGATAACGTTTTTGCCTTTTTTACCTGGCTAGCTGTCGCGATCGCAATTTTTGTCCTGTTGGTCTTGCTTTGGGACGTGTTTAGCGACGGTTTTGGGCGTCTCAACTGGCAGTTTCTAAACAGCTTTCCCTCGCGCAAACCCGAACAAGCCGGCATTTTATCCGCTCTGGTAGGCACCATTTGGGTCATGGTCACCGTAGCCATTATTACCTTCCCCATCGGTGTAGGAGCAGGGATTTATTTGGAAGAATTCGCCGGCAACACTTGGTTCGCCAAACTCGTTGAGGTGAACATCAACAACCTGGCAGGCGTACCTTCTATTATTTACGGATTGCTGGGGCTGCAAGTATTTGTGCGTTTGTTGGGGACCGTTCCCGAACAAGCTTTTGGCGTTAACTTAACCGGCGGCCGCAGCATACTTTCTGGTGCCCTTACCCTTTCCCTACTTGTATTGCCTATTGTGATTGTGGCCACCCGGGAATCCTTGCGTGCCGTTCCTGATAGCTTGCGCCAAGCTGGATACGCCCTAGGAGGTACCCGCTGGCAGGTGGTCCGGGAACACGTCTTTCCCTTGGCTTTGCCCGGCATCATGACCGGTACGATTTTGGCACTTTCCCGCGCCATCGGCGAAACCGCACCATTGATCACCATTGGTGCGTTGACTTTTGTTTCGTTCCTGCCAGAAGGACTGCGGGATTCCTTTACTGTATTGCCCATTCAAATTTTCAACTGGGTCAGCCGTCCCCAGAAAGAATTTCACACCAACAGTGCTGCCGGCATTATCGTTTTGCTGGTGGTGTTGCTGCTGATGAACGCCACTGCGGTTTTAATCCGCAACAAGTTCCAGAAGAAAGTGACGTAA
- a CDS encoding PstS family phosphate ABC transporter substrate-binding protein, with amino-acid sequence MKFRTLAPSKPILASLAIAALTLSACGGQGGNQAADNATGEGEGATETAAGGGDSQLSGDVMVDGSSTVFPISEAMAEEFMKENNDVRVTVGVSGSGGGFKKFCAGETDISNASRPIKPSEIEACQENGIEFVELPIAFDGISVTVNPQNDWASCLTVDELKTIWEPQAEGQITNWSQVRGEFPDQELSLYGPGTDSGTFDYFTEAIVGEDGASRGDYTASEDDNVLVQGVANEAGAMGYFGYAYFEENEDKLKALEVDGGDGCVGPSRQTIADGTYQPLARPIFFYVKKDSLENKPQVRAFAQYQLNTANNTYISEVGYIPLPETLYQKAQSRLEAGTTGTMFEGGTTVGVNLSEEL; translated from the coding sequence ATGAAGTTCCGCACGTTAGCCCCATCCAAACCCATCCTAGCTTCTCTAGCGATCGCGGCCTTAACCTTAAGCGCTTGTGGCGGCCAAGGTGGCAACCAAGCTGCCGATAACGCCACAGGCGAAGGGGAAGGTGCCACCGAAACCGCCGCTGGCGGTGGCGACTCTCAGCTATCTGGCGATGTGATGGTAGATGGTTCTAGTACCGTCTTCCCCATTTCCGAAGCCATGGCTGAAGAGTTTATGAAAGAGAACAACGACGTTCGCGTCACGGTGGGGGTATCCGGTTCCGGCGGTGGTTTTAAGAAATTCTGCGCCGGCGAAACAGATATTTCCAACGCTTCTCGCCCGATCAAACCAAGTGAAATTGAAGCTTGCCAAGAAAACGGCATCGAATTTGTAGAGTTGCCCATTGCTTTCGACGGAATTTCCGTTACTGTCAATCCGCAAAACGACTGGGCTAGCTGCCTCACCGTAGACGAACTCAAGACCATTTGGGAACCGCAGGCCGAAGGCCAAATTACCAACTGGTCGCAAGTACGTGGCGAGTTCCCCGACCAAGAATTGAGCCTCTACGGACCGGGAACCGACTCCGGTACCTTTGACTACTTCACCGAAGCCATCGTAGGCGAAGACGGTGCCAGCCGCGGCGACTATACCGCCAGTGAAGACGACAACGTGTTGGTACAGGGCGTAGCCAACGAAGCCGGTGCCATGGGGTACTTCGGTTACGCCTACTTTGAAGAAAACGAAGACAAACTGAAGGCTCTGGAAGTCGATGGCGGCGATGGCTGTGTCGGTCCAAGTCGGCAAACCATTGCCGATGGTACCTATCAACCTCTAGCACGGCCTATCTTCTTCTACGTGAAGAAAGACTCCCTAGAAAACAAACCGCAAGTAAGGGCTTTTGCTCAGTACCAACTGAATACAGCCAACAACACCTATATTTCTGAGGTTGGCTATATTCCCCTGCCCGAGACTTTATATCAAAAAGCGCAAAGTCGCTTGGAGGCAGGGACGACAGGCACCATGTTTGAAGGTGGTACCACTGTAGGCGTCAATCTTAGCGAAGAACTTTAA
- the cofH gene encoding 7,8-didemethyl-8-hydroxy-5-deazariboflavin synthase subunit CofH, producing MTAFTEAKMTGSVSEILERALAGEDISPAEGEILLQQRDRDTIEAIRQTSDMLRKRQAGDTVTYVVNRNVNFTNICEQHCSFCAFRRDEGKEGAYWLDADTIRSKIDEAIQRGATEVCIQGGLNPQAKLHGTSLSYYINLVKQIRQTFPQLHIHAFSPQEIQFIAREDGISYQETIAALHDAGVGSMPGTAAEVLVDEVRRVICPEKIDTQTWLDVVEAALAVGVFTTSTMLCGHIEMPQQQIQHLQRLRELQEKAVSRQYPAHITEFILLPFVGEQAPPALRRRVGRDQPVLADILLLTAVSRIFLGNWIANHQPSWVKLGLAGATEALRWGCNDIGGTLMEEHITTMAGAQGGTCMSVEQLQAACTSAKRPYRERNTLYEPVYSACKNSR from the coding sequence ATGACAGCATTTACCGAAGCGAAAATGACGGGCAGTGTTTCTGAAATTCTGGAACGTGCCCTGGCTGGGGAAGATATTTCCCCGGCAGAGGGCGAAATTCTTTTGCAACAACGCGATCGCGATACCATAGAAGCTATCCGCCAAACCAGCGATATGCTGAGAAAGCGTCAAGCTGGCGATACGGTTACCTATGTAGTCAACCGCAACGTCAATTTTACCAATATTTGCGAGCAGCACTGTAGCTTTTGTGCCTTTCGCCGCGATGAAGGCAAAGAAGGCGCTTACTGGCTGGATGCAGATACCATTCGTTCTAAAATTGACGAAGCAATACAGCGCGGCGCTACGGAGGTTTGCATCCAAGGGGGATTGAATCCCCAAGCCAAATTGCACGGCACTTCATTATCATATTATATAAATCTTGTCAAGCAAATTCGGCAAACTTTTCCCCAACTCCACATCCACGCTTTTTCCCCGCAAGAAATTCAATTTATTGCCCGCGAAGATGGCATTAGCTACCAGGAAACCATTGCTGCTTTGCACGATGCTGGCGTGGGTTCCATGCCCGGTACGGCAGCGGAAGTTTTGGTGGATGAGGTGCGTCGGGTGATTTGCCCGGAAAAAATCGATACCCAAACTTGGTTGGATGTTGTAGAAGCGGCGCTAGCGGTGGGTGTGTTTACCACCAGTACTATGCTATGCGGTCATATAGAAATGCCCCAACAGCAGATACAGCATTTGCAACGCTTGCGAGAGTTACAAGAAAAAGCTGTTTCTCGCCAGTATCCTGCCCACATTACTGAGTTTATTCTCCTGCCTTTTGTGGGGGAACAGGCACCACCAGCATTGCGCCGTCGGGTAGGGCGCGACCAGCCGGTTTTGGCAGATATTTTGCTGCTGACAGCGGTATCGCGGATTTTCCTGGGTAACTGGATTGCCAACCACCAGCCTAGTTGGGTGAAACTCGGTCTGGCAGGGGCTACAGAAGCATTGCGCTGGGGTTGTAATGACATTGGCGGTACGTTGATGGAAGAACATATTACCACCATGGCGGGGGCACAGGGCGGTACTTGTATGTCCGTAGAACAGTTACAAGCTGCCTGTACCTCTGCCAAAAGACCCTATCGAGAGAGAAATACTTTGTACGAACCGGTTTATTCGGCTTGTAAGAACTCGCGGTAG
- the mutY gene encoding A/G-specific adenine glycosylase, which translates to MPTKPTTIAQPLLDWYATHQRDLPWRNHPHPYAIWVSEIMLQQTRVETVIPYFHRWMEKFPTIEALAQADLQEVLATWEGLGYYSRARNLHAAAQKVVQEYGGKLPADAKQLQKLPGIGQYTAAAIASMGFGRDEVAIDGNLRRVLARVFNIDQPIGNPQSDRQFWERANEHLVPGQAAAYNQAWMDLGATICTPQNPRCLICPLREVCQAYALGLQEQRPVKPPKSKKPHYTMVAAVISYQNMVLIRQRQKQGLLGGLWEFPNFTTEQPKKAPEILPQELQMHFNCQVQVQNAIAVLQHAYTHFRVTLHVYRCHWIDGKLSSQGNSSPRWVSLQQLPDYPMGKLDRQIAQRLLASQSNNASIKEGKFG; encoded by the coding sequence ATGCCCACTAAACCTACCACCATCGCCCAACCCCTGCTAGACTGGTACGCTACCCACCAGCGAGACTTACCGTGGCGAAACCATCCCCATCCCTACGCCATCTGGGTTTCGGAAATCATGCTCCAGCAAACCCGCGTGGAAACCGTTATTCCCTATTTTCACCGGTGGATGGAAAAATTTCCTACTATTGAAGCATTAGCCCAAGCCGATTTGCAGGAAGTATTGGCAACTTGGGAAGGATTGGGATATTACTCGCGCGCGCGCAACCTCCACGCTGCCGCCCAAAAAGTGGTGCAAGAATACGGGGGAAAACTGCCTGCCGATGCCAAACAATTGCAAAAACTCCCTGGTATCGGGCAATATACCGCTGCTGCGATCGCTTCTATGGGATTTGGTCGCGATGAGGTGGCCATTGATGGCAATTTGCGGCGGGTTTTGGCTAGAGTATTTAATATTGACCAACCCATTGGCAATCCCCAAAGCGATCGCCAATTTTGGGAACGAGCCAACGAACATTTGGTGCCTGGGCAAGCGGCTGCCTACAACCAAGCCTGGATGGATTTGGGGGCAACGATTTGCACCCCTCAAAATCCCCGCTGTTTGATTTGCCCTTTGCGGGAAGTTTGCCAAGCCTATGCCTTGGGTTTGCAAGAACAACGCCCAGTGAAACCGCCGAAGAGCAAAAAGCCCCACTACACCATGGTAGCGGCGGTAATTTCTTACCAAAATATGGTTTTGATTCGGCAGCGGCAAAAACAGGGATTGTTGGGTGGATTGTGGGAATTTCCCAATTTTACCACCGAACAGCCTAAAAAAGCACCGGAAATCTTGCCCCAAGAGCTACAAATGCACTTTAATTGTCAAGTACAGGTGCAAAATGCGATCGCGGTACTGCAACATGCCTATACCCACTTTCGCGTCACGCTGCACGTGTATCGCTGTCATTGGATTGACGGCAAACTTTCCAGCCAAGGGAACAGTTCTCCCCGTTGGGTATCTTTACAGCAACTGCCAGATTACCCCATGGGCAAACTAGATCGTCAAATTGCCCAACGCCTGCTAGCTTCTCAAAGCAACAACGCTAGCATAAAAGAAGGCAAATTTGGCTAA